CACTCTTTTCTTAAGGCTTCAATCTCTTTTGATGGGCTTCTGCCTTTAAAAATCTCTTTATCTACACCAGCTAAATTTGATAATTTAGGTATTGGAATAAGTTTAATAGCATCTTTCTCTTGAAAGATTAACAATTTTTCTCCTTTATTTATTTTCAGCGCCTTTCTCAATTTTGAAGGAATAGTTATTTGTCCTTTCGAAGAAACCACAGCAACTTCCACCAATTTTTAATTCACCTTACAAATTAATAAAAAATCTCCCATTAATAAATATATCGGAGGCTTCAATATAATAGAAAACAGCAATAAGAATGAAAAGCTTTTACGCAACAAGCTTCAAAAGCCTATAAGAAGTAGGTTAACAATAGCTAAAAATTTAACTTCTTGGCCCCTATGCTAATAGGAATTATAGAATTGCAAAATTTTAACTACTTCTATTTATTGCATAAAGCCTGCTTAAGAGTGAAAACTATGCTAATAGC
This Candidatus Bathyarchaeota archaeon DNA region includes the following protein-coding sequences:
- a CDS encoding AbrB/MazE/SpoVT family DNA-binding domain-containing protein, whose translation is MVEVAVVSSKGQITIPSKLRKALKINKGEKLLIFQEKDAIKLIPIPKLSNLAGVDKEIFKGRSPSKEIEALRKEWSKEFEKRIQ